The Terriglobia bacterium genome contains a region encoding:
- a CDS encoding ABC transporter ATP-binding protein yields MTMPPVSHPPGLSPVVEAQHATVCFGSFTALNDVSFSIPDVPNHGEFIAIIGPSGCGKSTLLNLLAGFIRPTSGEILVRGCSIAGPGRDRGMIFQQYSSFPHLTVFQNVMFGLQINGRKLGLDAKARKARAEDLIKQVGLIAHRDKYPHQLSGGQQQRVAIARSLAMEPQILLLDEPFSALDEPTRLEMQELLVELWNRTHPTIFCVTHSVSEAVYLGERVWIFTQAPGQIAYDIRDAIPPSVGIPPLAAQERAEFKEAVFVVTEAFRRVSEGHLGQATSKSVAPDQQARS; encoded by the coding sequence TTGACCATGCCCCCGGTCTCCCATCCTCCAGGACTCTCCCCCGTTGTGGAAGCGCAGCATGCGACCGTGTGCTTCGGCTCCTTTACCGCGCTCAATGACGTGTCTTTCTCCATCCCTGACGTGCCCAATCACGGCGAATTCATCGCGATCATCGGACCTTCCGGGTGCGGCAAGAGCACGCTGCTCAACCTGCTTGCCGGCTTTATCCGTCCCACGAGCGGAGAGATTCTCGTCAGGGGGTGTTCCATCGCCGGCCCGGGCCGCGACCGGGGCATGATCTTCCAGCAGTACAGTTCTTTCCCTCATCTTACGGTGTTCCAGAATGTGATGTTCGGTCTCCAGATCAATGGGCGCAAGCTCGGCTTGGATGCGAAAGCCCGGAAAGCGCGTGCCGAGGATCTGATCAAGCAGGTCGGGCTGATCGCGCACCGGGACAAGTATCCGCACCAACTCTCCGGCGGGCAGCAGCAGAGGGTGGCCATTGCCCGCTCGCTCGCAATGGAGCCGCAGATCCTGCTTTTGGACGAACCTTTCTCGGCTCTCGACGAACCGACGCGCCTGGAGATGCAGGAGCTCCTGGTTGAGCTTTGGAATCGCACTCACCCGACCATTTTCTGTGTGACGCACAGCGTGAGTGAGGCTGTCTACCTCGGTGAAAGGGTGTGGATTTTTACCCAGGCGCCGGGCCAAATCGCATATGATATCCGGGACGCGATTCCTCCGTCGGTCGGGATACCTCCGCTGGCAGCGCAGGAGCGCGCCGAATTCAAAGAGGCAGTCTTTGTTGTGACCGAGGCCTTCCGCCGCGTTTCCGAGGGCCATCTGGGTCAAGCAACCTCCAAGTCGGTAGCACCTGATCAGCAGGCTCGGTCATGA